A stretch of Corallococcus macrosporus DNA encodes these proteins:
- a CDS encoding DUF4142 domain-containing protein: MKRTLHGVTLAAVLFTGGVSLAQSATPAAKPAAKGMADFKGFMAPTDPKAFLERLHYINQSEIKQAELAQKTSENPDVKSYAKMMIDSHTAADKQVMDFAKTQKMTLADMPKPANDMEKKAMAADKAHMEKLQTLKGMPFDSCYMANQVGAHDDAIGKVMAAKQGMTSAPAEMTTMLTQLSQELPKHRDMAYQTLGKLPQTMGVGGSGMQGGSMDHGSMNHGSPGSMGGSMGGSTGTTGGSMGGSTGTTGGATKTK, encoded by the coding sequence ATGAAGCGCACCCTGCACGGAGTCACCCTCGCCGCGGTCCTCTTCACCGGCGGTGTCTCGCTGGCCCAGAGCGCCACGCCCGCCGCGAAGCCCGCCGCCAAGGGCATGGCCGACTTCAAGGGCTTCATGGCCCCCACGGACCCGAAGGCCTTCCTGGAGCGCCTGCACTACATCAACCAGTCGGAGATCAAGCAGGCCGAGCTGGCGCAGAAGACCTCCGAGAACCCGGACGTGAAGAGCTACGCGAAGATGATGATTGATTCGCACACGGCCGCGGACAAGCAGGTCATGGACTTCGCGAAGACGCAGAAGATGACCCTGGCGGACATGCCCAAGCCCGCCAACGACATGGAGAAGAAGGCCATGGCCGCCGACAAGGCGCACATGGAGAAGCTCCAGACCCTCAAGGGCATGCCGTTCGACTCGTGTTACATGGCCAATCAGGTCGGCGCCCATGACGACGCCATTGGCAAGGTGATGGCCGCGAAGCAGGGCATGACCTCCGCTCCCGCGGAGATGACCACCATGCTGACGCAGCTCAGCCAGGAGCTGCCCAAGCACCGCGACATGGCCTACCAGACGCTGGGCAAGCTGCCCCAGACCATGGGCGTGGGCGGCTCCGGCATGCAGGGCGGCTCCATGGACCACGGCTCCATGAACCACGGCTCCCCGGGCTCCATGGGCGGCTCGATGGGCGGCTCCACGGGCACCACGGGCGGCTCCATGGGCGGCTCGACGGGCACCACGGGCGGTGCGACGAAGACGAAGTAA
- the fliB gene encoding flagellin lysine-N-methylase produces the protein MTASAPRYMARFRCIAEACEDTCCAGLTVPISESRWSLLREKVAGSPDEARVAALITPNPEGATGQQAGILGKRADGHCAFLDEAKLCSLQRRYGEAVLPDGCSVFPRVLTRWGTQVEMAGSLACPETARLCLLAEDALVREPVPEEQALRPQVARQVAAGDDAWTAHADTVREAMLRLLNRREVPFAARLYALGRMALGLGDFYFPGTTAFALAASHASASETEEASATAAREPMAGPALAASEASRHANASEAVDASAFATREPLADFALDANESRVETAGSRLVRILREYESVDTLASLHAQLDALELPGGPWAGICGAVLRSREAAVSSPRFLSLVRDVHASYGGSNANPDEAWRLHATRRAALESLHGERVHQYFLHHALNHVLRHPFTEAPSLLNAVFLLVLRASVVRWVLLGHPAVVALLEAPGTPVSTLDAAAVEAFQVVAKHVEQAPTFLDFARGLAGEGPETFARLLILVKGL, from the coding sequence ATGACCGCCTCCGCCCCCCGCTACATGGCGCGCTTCCGCTGCATCGCGGAAGCGTGCGAGGACACCTGCTGCGCGGGGCTCACGGTGCCCATCAGCGAGTCGCGCTGGAGCCTGCTGCGAGAGAAGGTCGCGGGCAGCCCGGACGAAGCGCGAGTCGCGGCGCTCATCACCCCGAACCCGGAAGGCGCCACGGGCCAGCAGGCGGGCATCCTGGGCAAGCGCGCGGACGGACACTGCGCCTTCCTGGATGAAGCGAAGCTGTGCTCGCTTCAGCGCCGCTACGGCGAAGCGGTGTTGCCGGACGGCTGCTCCGTTTTTCCACGGGTGCTCACGCGCTGGGGCACGCAGGTGGAGATGGCGGGTTCGCTCGCGTGCCCGGAGACAGCGCGCCTGTGCCTGCTGGCGGAGGACGCGCTGGTGCGCGAGCCCGTACCCGAGGAGCAGGCCCTGCGTCCGCAGGTCGCGCGGCAGGTGGCGGCGGGCGACGATGCCTGGACGGCCCACGCGGACACCGTGCGCGAAGCGATGCTGCGGCTCCTGAACCGGCGCGAGGTCCCGTTCGCCGCGAGGCTGTATGCGCTGGGCCGCATGGCGCTGGGCCTGGGCGACTTCTACTTCCCGGGGACGACGGCGTTCGCACTGGCGGCAAGCCATGCCAGCGCGAGCGAAACCGAGGAAGCGTCCGCGACCGCGGCGCGCGAACCCATGGCGGGCCCCGCGCTGGCTGCGAGCGAGGCATCACGGCATGCCAACGCGAGTGAAGCCGTGGATGCTTCCGCGTTCGCAACGCGCGAGCCCTTGGCGGACTTCGCGCTGGATGCGAACGAAAGCCGCGTGGAAACGGCTGGGTCGCGGCTCGTGCGCATCCTTCGCGAGTACGAATCCGTGGACACGCTCGCGTCCTTGCATGCGCAACTCGACGCGCTGGAGCTGCCCGGCGGACCGTGGGCCGGCATCTGCGGCGCGGTGCTCCGCTCGCGCGAGGCCGCCGTGAGCAGCCCGCGCTTCCTCTCACTCGTGCGCGACGTTCACGCGTCCTACGGCGGCTCGAACGCGAACCCGGACGAAGCGTGGCGACTCCACGCCACCCGGCGCGCCGCCCTGGAGTCCCTGCACGGCGAGCGCGTGCACCAGTATTTCCTGCACCACGCGCTCAACCACGTCCTGCGCCACCCGTTCACGGAAGCCCCGAGCCTCCTGAACGCCGTGTTCCTGCTCGTGCTGCGCGCGTCCGTGGTGCGCTGGGTCCTGCTCGGGCACCCGGCCGTGGTGGCGCTGCTGGAGGCTCCCGGCACGCCCGTGTCCACGCTGGACGCCGCCGCCGTGGAGGCGTTCCAGGTCGTCGCCAAGCACGTGGAGCAGGCCCCCACGTTCCTGGACTTCGCCCGGGGGCTGGCCGGCGAAGGTCCGGAGACCTTCGCGCGGCTGCTCATCCTGGTGAAGGGCCTGTAG
- a CDS encoding peptidase MA family metallohydrolase — MSRRTHASIPCLGLLCALLLAVPTAFAQPPDAALKEDVKQRLGKVEQSLDDWDVGSARRELAEVEKRVPSELEPLKYFQGRVAFEEGQYEDAVTLLEAANIEDKPGSYLRLAKDTRAIVKDHQRAESEHFIFYYPKGKEEVLVPYALETLESIHRALAEDLGWTPPGKVRVEVVNNARELSRVSTLTEKQIRTTGTIAICKFNKLMVTSPKAVAQGYDWQDTLAHEYVHLVVSQLSHNTVPIWLHEGLAKFLESRWRGKGGLAMTPSTQALLGKRVKEDKLIPFEKMHPSIAMLPTAEDAATAFAEVFYAIDYIHGTKGTAGLRTLLQELKAGQLDKKAVEAATGMPFPLFEKTWLSYVKKQPFPQELVPRDDRVVLKEDAKGAQKDGDKKKGREISFGGFSEVTEVPARKFAHLGEVLRERNRVKAAAEEYARAHKLVGDKYESVSNKFALALLELRRLDEAESVLRGSLRMHPGSPSTNVHLGRILLFRKDYPKAKTAYLEALASDPFDPEIHVALTRIHGALGETALASRTRVAAANLTGLKPDDVDRAAQAFLRAEDELSETKNVPAGTPDAPKAAPKSSPAPKPAK, encoded by the coding sequence GTGAGCCGCCGCACGCACGCGTCCATCCCCTGCCTGGGCCTCCTGTGCGCCCTTCTCCTCGCCGTCCCCACGGCCTTCGCGCAGCCGCCAGACGCGGCCCTCAAGGAGGACGTGAAGCAGCGGCTGGGCAAGGTGGAGCAGTCCCTGGATGACTGGGACGTGGGGAGCGCCCGCCGCGAGCTGGCCGAGGTGGAGAAGCGCGTGCCGTCCGAGCTGGAGCCCCTGAAGTACTTCCAGGGGCGCGTGGCCTTCGAGGAGGGCCAGTACGAGGACGCGGTGACGCTGCTGGAAGCGGCCAACATCGAGGACAAGCCGGGCAGCTACCTGCGGCTCGCGAAGGACACGCGCGCCATCGTCAAGGACCACCAGCGCGCGGAGTCCGAGCACTTCATCTTCTACTACCCGAAGGGCAAGGAAGAGGTGCTGGTGCCCTACGCGCTGGAGACGCTGGAGTCCATCCACCGCGCGCTCGCGGAGGACCTGGGCTGGACGCCTCCGGGCAAGGTGCGCGTGGAGGTGGTGAACAACGCGCGCGAGCTGTCCCGCGTCAGCACCCTGACGGAGAAGCAGATCCGCACCACGGGCACCATCGCCATCTGCAAGTTCAACAAGCTGATGGTGACGAGCCCCAAGGCCGTGGCGCAGGGCTACGACTGGCAGGACACGCTGGCGCACGAGTACGTGCACCTGGTGGTCAGCCAGCTGTCCCACAACACCGTGCCCATCTGGCTGCACGAGGGCCTGGCCAAGTTCCTGGAGTCGCGCTGGCGCGGCAAGGGTGGCCTGGCCATGACGCCCTCCACGCAGGCGCTGCTGGGCAAGCGCGTGAAGGAGGACAAGCTCATCCCCTTCGAGAAGATGCACCCCTCCATCGCCATGCTGCCCACGGCGGAGGACGCGGCCACCGCGTTCGCGGAGGTGTTCTACGCCATCGACTACATCCACGGCACCAAGGGCACCGCGGGCCTGCGCACGCTGCTCCAGGAGCTGAAGGCGGGCCAGCTGGACAAGAAGGCGGTGGAGGCGGCGACGGGCATGCCCTTCCCCCTCTTCGAGAAGACGTGGCTGTCCTACGTGAAGAAGCAGCCCTTCCCCCAGGAGCTGGTGCCGCGCGACGACCGCGTGGTGCTCAAGGAGGACGCCAAGGGCGCGCAGAAGGACGGCGACAAGAAGAAGGGGCGTGAGATCTCCTTCGGCGGTTTCTCCGAGGTGACGGAGGTCCCCGCGCGCAAGTTCGCGCACCTGGGCGAGGTCTTGCGCGAGCGCAACCGCGTGAAGGCCGCCGCGGAGGAGTACGCGCGGGCGCACAAGCTGGTGGGCGACAAGTACGAGTCCGTCTCCAACAAGTTCGCGCTCGCGCTGCTGGAGCTGCGCCGGCTGGACGAGGCGGAGTCCGTGCTGCGCGGCTCGCTGCGCATGCACCCGGGCTCGCCCTCCACCAACGTGCACCTGGGCCGCATCCTGCTGTTCCGCAAGGACTACCCGAAGGCGAAGACGGCGTACCTGGAGGCGCTGGCCTCGGACCCGTTCGACCCTGAAATCCACGTGGCCCTCACGCGCATCCACGGCGCGCTGGGGGAGACGGCGCTCGCGTCGCGCACGCGCGTGGCCGCCGCCAACCTCACGGGCCTCAAGCCCGACGACGTGGACCGCGCCGCCCAGGCCTTCCTGCGCGCGGAGGACGAGCTGTCGGAGACGAAGAACGTCCCCGCCGGCACACCCGACGCGCCGAAGGCCGCACCGAAATCTTCCCCGGCCCCCAAGCCCGCGAAGTAG
- a CDS encoding helix-hairpin-helix domain-containing protein, producing the protein MGPGRADAASPRMQYVGVVNLNEASAAQLDLLPGVGEKAAQRILEHRKKRPFGRVEELVRVKGFGKKKFLKLRAHLALSGPTTLKVEQVPASPPPGREGPITNP; encoded by the coding sequence ATGGGGCCGGGGCGTGCGGATGCCGCCAGCCCGCGCATGCAATACGTGGGGGTGGTCAACCTGAATGAAGCCTCGGCGGCACAGTTGGACCTGCTGCCGGGCGTGGGTGAGAAGGCGGCGCAGCGCATCCTCGAGCACCGCAAGAAGCGGCCCTTCGGTCGCGTCGAGGAGCTGGTCCGGGTCAAGGGCTTCGGCAAGAAGAAGTTCCTCAAGCTCAGGGCCCACCTGGCCCTCAGCGGCCCCACGACGCTCAAGGTGGAGCAGGTCCCCGCATCCCCGCCGCCGGGAAGGGAGGGACCCATCACGAACCCATGA
- a CDS encoding DUF4175 family protein encodes MNLETPQSPGPELPPPPPPPAPPPQARREARSHGVAELLAQVRARQRRQLWAQGALLGTVTALVLLFATGLLGRVAPGFAQGLLWLAVPAGAAVAAFFGVVLARRQVGDDLLTARLVGQRRPELSLDVLAAVELSRERREEAGWSPQLADAFLRQMDERARTVDAGLVVDRQPLRRVAMACGAAVLLLAVALFFVGGRWAAGWKHLREQAARPETAAQVEPITGDIELTYRYPAYTGLAPRTVPGTNGEVSAPAGTEVALKTRSDRPIERAEVVVNDQTLPLTVTGGRELTGSFVAQKGGHYHFVFYGARAKPLAVGPDIPLTVEADKSPQVTLLTPSTEIEVDPGQTVTLKYEATDDYGLSGLALVFRMPGAKQETRVNLPREDSRRSRGTFNWDLGPLKPAPGDRITYYVEAKDNDAVEGPKKGVSRTQTLRVYSAAEHRRAALEKAEVLWGRLVDHLADRLEGPDRAKQKDAQAVESAKSVDTNGQQLADDFRAQGSELSREKDVPKEIISALLNIGGELKRSVGTTSDFRRLYLRTQRARGEDWGTGTRLTAVVEDEIEGLERDILYLESLLDRQKLEALQELTKQLANERRDLSRLIEQFKANPDEAAREQVMQQIQQLKSRIQELMQRMAELRKGIRDEHLNAEALSEMMEQEDMQGAMDEVERLMQEGKADEALAKLQELGMQMDEMLDSMDKSQEDFGAEQYPELAEKFGKFMDDLQGTMDEQQKVAEQTRALRDQARSQNRDRLKEKGQALKDELARKVQQVQEHYQKLDPGRLNSRAARPLEEAQSELRNVENALKVDDFDLAAESAARAEDAARQLSSMGEQQRQLDEMFGNPPEVRQQSAKLAEQLKKDARDVSDVSQQLQNLFPPPGSQLSQQEKQQLQQLGQRQQQLEQRAQGLRQQMEDMEQTAPLFGEEAGQQMDEIGQRMGEASQRMQGKDPGRGYGEQQAAMEGLKRFQQQMQQSQKGRKGGRGLPMPMGSGRQQEGNGRNPQDKVELPDEDAFQAPREFRKDLLDAMKQGAPEKYREQVKRYYEELVK; translated from the coding sequence GTGAACCTCGAGACACCGCAGAGCCCAGGCCCCGAGCTGCCGCCCCCGCCACCTCCTCCGGCCCCGCCGCCCCAGGCCCGGCGCGAAGCGCGCTCGCACGGCGTGGCGGAGCTGCTCGCCCAGGTGCGCGCCCGCCAGCGCCGCCAGCTCTGGGCCCAGGGCGCCCTGCTGGGCACCGTCACGGCCCTCGTGCTCCTGTTCGCCACGGGCCTGTTGGGCCGCGTGGCGCCGGGGTTCGCGCAGGGGCTGCTGTGGCTCGCCGTACCGGCGGGCGCGGCGGTGGCGGCCTTCTTCGGCGTCGTGCTCGCGCGCCGGCAGGTGGGCGACGACCTGCTCACCGCCCGGCTCGTGGGCCAGCGCCGCCCGGAGCTGTCGCTGGACGTGCTCGCCGCGGTGGAGCTGTCGCGCGAGCGCCGGGAGGAGGCCGGCTGGTCTCCGCAGCTCGCGGACGCGTTCCTGCGGCAGATGGACGAGCGGGCCCGCACGGTGGACGCCGGGCTCGTGGTGGACCGCCAGCCGCTGCGCCGCGTGGCCATGGCGTGCGGCGCCGCGGTGCTGCTGCTCGCGGTGGCGCTGTTCTTCGTGGGCGGCCGGTGGGCCGCGGGCTGGAAGCACCTGCGGGAGCAGGCCGCGCGCCCGGAGACCGCCGCGCAGGTCGAGCCCATCACCGGTGACATCGAGCTGACGTACCGCTACCCCGCGTACACCGGCCTGGCGCCGCGCACCGTGCCGGGCACCAACGGCGAGGTCAGCGCGCCCGCCGGCACCGAGGTCGCGCTGAAGACGCGCTCGGACCGCCCCATCGAGCGCGCGGAGGTCGTCGTCAACGACCAGACGCTGCCCCTCACCGTCACCGGCGGCCGCGAGCTCACCGGCAGCTTCGTCGCCCAGAAGGGCGGCCACTACCACTTCGTCTTCTACGGCGCGCGCGCGAAGCCGCTCGCGGTGGGCCCGGACATCCCCCTCACCGTGGAGGCGGACAAGTCCCCCCAGGTGACGTTGCTCACGCCGTCCACGGAGATTGAGGTCGACCCCGGCCAGACGGTGACGCTCAAGTACGAGGCCACCGACGACTACGGCCTGTCCGGCCTGGCTCTGGTGTTCCGCATGCCCGGCGCGAAGCAGGAGACGCGCGTGAACCTGCCGCGCGAGGACAGCCGCCGCAGCCGGGGCACCTTCAACTGGGACCTGGGCCCGCTCAAGCCCGCCCCCGGCGACCGCATCACCTACTACGTGGAGGCGAAGGACAACGACGCGGTGGAGGGCCCCAAGAAGGGCGTCAGCCGCACGCAGACCCTGCGCGTCTACAGCGCCGCCGAGCACCGCCGCGCCGCCCTGGAGAAGGCGGAAGTCCTCTGGGGCCGGCTCGTGGACCACCTGGCGGACCGCCTGGAGGGCCCCGACCGCGCGAAGCAGAAGGACGCGCAGGCGGTGGAGTCCGCGAAGTCCGTGGACACCAACGGCCAGCAGCTCGCGGACGACTTCCGCGCCCAGGGCTCCGAGCTGTCGCGCGAGAAGGACGTCCCCAAGGAGATCATCTCCGCGCTCCTGAACATCGGCGGGGAGCTCAAGCGCAGCGTGGGCACCACCTCCGACTTCCGCCGCCTGTACCTGCGCACCCAGCGAGCGCGCGGCGAGGACTGGGGCACCGGCACCCGGCTCACCGCCGTGGTGGAGGACGAAATCGAGGGCCTGGAGCGCGACATCCTCTACCTGGAGTCGCTGCTGGACCGGCAGAAGCTGGAGGCGCTCCAGGAGCTGACGAAGCAGCTGGCCAACGAGCGCCGCGACCTGTCCCGCCTCATCGAGCAGTTCAAGGCCAACCCGGACGAGGCCGCGCGCGAACAGGTGATGCAACAGATCCAGCAGCTCAAGTCGCGCATCCAGGAGCTGATGCAGCGCATGGCGGAGCTGCGCAAGGGCATCCGCGACGAGCACCTCAACGCCGAGGCGCTGTCGGAAATGATGGAGCAGGAGGACATGCAGGGCGCCATGGATGAAGTCGAGCGCCTGATGCAGGAGGGCAAGGCGGACGAAGCCCTGGCGAAGCTCCAGGAGCTGGGCATGCAGATGGACGAGATGCTCGACTCCATGGACAAGTCCCAGGAGGACTTCGGCGCGGAGCAGTACCCGGAGCTGGCGGAGAAGTTCGGCAAGTTCATGGACGACCTGCAGGGCACCATGGACGAGCAGCAGAAGGTCGCCGAGCAGACGCGCGCCCTGCGCGACCAGGCCCGCAGCCAGAACCGCGACCGGCTCAAGGAGAAGGGCCAGGCCCTCAAGGACGAGCTCGCGCGCAAGGTGCAGCAGGTGCAGGAGCACTACCAGAAGCTGGACCCGGGTCGCCTCAACAGCCGCGCGGCCCGCCCGCTGGAGGAGGCCCAGTCCGAGCTGCGCAACGTGGAGAACGCGCTCAAGGTGGACGACTTCGACCTGGCCGCGGAGTCCGCCGCCCGCGCCGAGGACGCCGCGCGCCAGCTGTCCAGCATGGGCGAGCAGCAGCGCCAGCTGGACGAGATGTTCGGCAACCCGCCGGAGGTGCGTCAGCAGTCCGCGAAGCTCGCGGAGCAGCTCAAGAAGGACGCGCGCGACGTGTCGGACGTGAGCCAGCAGTTGCAGAACCTCTTCCCGCCGCCGGGCTCGCAGCTGTCGCAGCAGGAGAAGCAGCAGCTCCAGCAGTTGGGCCAGCGCCAGCAGCAACTGGAGCAGCGCGCGCAGGGCCTGCGCCAGCAGATGGAGGACATGGAGCAGACGGCGCCGCTCTTCGGCGAAGAGGCCGGCCAGCAGATGGATGAGATTGGCCAGCGCATGGGCGAGGCGTCCCAGCGCATGCAGGGCAAGGACCCCGGCCGCGGCTACGGCGAACAGCAGGCCGCCATGGAAGGCCTCAAGCGCTTCCAGCAGCAAATGCAGCAGAGCCAGAAGGGCCGCAAGGGCGGCCGCGGGCTGCCCATGCCCATGGGCTCCGGCCGCCAGCAGGAGGGCAACGGCCGCAACCCGCAGGACAAGGTGGAGCTGCCGGACGAGGACGCGTTCCAGGCGCCTCGCGAGTTCCGCAAGGACCTGCTGGACGCCATGAAGCAGGGCGCGCCGGAGAAGTACCGCGAGCAGGTGAAGCGCTACTACGAGGAGCTGGTGAAGTGA
- a CDS encoding MarR family winged helix-turn-helix transcriptional regulator translates to MAGPDGSKSRGSQQQLGEVLEFMRLLWAVDHGLQSTSKRMESTLGLTGPQRLVIRLVGRFPGITAGTLANILHVHPSTLTGVLKRLEKRGLLERKSDPLDGRKALFALTDSGRALDIPSEGTVESAVQRVLARMPRDRIVFTQEVLTALAEELGGLSAPLEDAPAASRSTPPAEG, encoded by the coding sequence ATGGCAGGCCCGGACGGCAGCAAGTCCCGGGGATCGCAACAGCAGTTGGGCGAGGTGCTGGAGTTCATGCGCCTCTTGTGGGCCGTGGACCATGGCCTGCAGTCCACGTCCAAGCGGATGGAGTCCACGCTGGGGCTCACCGGCCCGCAGCGGCTGGTCATCCGGCTGGTGGGACGCTTCCCGGGCATCACCGCCGGCACGCTCGCCAACATCCTCCACGTGCACCCCAGCACCCTGACCGGGGTGCTCAAGCGCCTGGAGAAGCGTGGCCTGCTGGAGCGCAAGTCGGATCCGCTCGATGGCCGCAAGGCCCTCTTCGCGCTCACCGACTCCGGCCGCGCGCTGGACATCCCGTCGGAAGGCACCGTCGAGTCCGCCGTGCAGCGCGTGCTCGCCCGCATGCCCCGCGACCGCATCGTCTTCACCCAGGAAGTGCTCACCGCGCTCGCCGAGGAGCTGGGCGGCCTCTCCGCGCCCCTGGAGGACGCTCCGGCGGCCTCCCGCTCCACCCCTCCCGCTGAAGGCTGA
- a CDS encoding prolyl oligopeptidase family serine peptidase → MPLSLLAALALGANPAPAPHPFNQQDLVTLRRLSGPRVSPDGRQVAYVLRSTDLEKNRGRTDLWLANLDGSAPRQLTSHPDSDSDPVWAPDGKSLFFLSSRGGSSQVWRLPLDGGEPLPVTKLPQDVNSFALSRDGKQLAVALDVRPDCADLACNTQRAAEAEKKKTTGQAYDQLFARHWDTWRDGTRSHLFVVPVAGGTPVDVMKGMDADAPSKPFGGAEEFTFTPDGKGLVFAARDAGRTESWSTDLDLFHAPIDGKAKPRKLTEKNRATDTSPTFSPDGKTLAYVAMSRPGYESDRFRVILRTWPGGQERVLTQDWDRSAGSLAWSNDGATLYTTANDVGQNAVFALDVASGKPRRLTQAGNADGAQPAADGQVVYAMDDLDSPSDLYAMKADGTGARQLTQVNQEALAGLKFGAFEQFNFPGWNNETVHGYLVKPVDFDPKRQYPMAFLIHGGPQGSFGNHFHYRWNPQVYAGRGYVTVMIDFHGSTGYGQAFTDSIAGDWGGKPLEDLKKGVDAALQKYPFIHKTKRCALGGSYGGYMINWIAGNWADGFQCLVNHDGIFDERAAYYDTEELWFPEWEHKALPWEKPETYEKFNPVNHVARWKTPMLVIHGGKDYRVVDTQGIATFTALQRRGIPSRFLYFPDENHWVLKPQNSIQWHDEVLGWLDRWTRK, encoded by the coding sequence GTGCCCCTGTCGCTCCTCGCGGCCCTGGCGCTCGGCGCCAACCCGGCGCCCGCGCCCCATCCGTTCAACCAACAGGACCTGGTCACGCTGCGCCGGCTCAGCGGCCCCCGCGTGTCGCCCGACGGCCGCCAGGTCGCCTACGTCCTGCGCTCCACCGACCTGGAGAAGAACCGCGGCCGCACCGACCTGTGGCTCGCCAACCTGGACGGCTCCGCGCCGCGCCAGCTCACCTCCCACCCGGACAGCGACAGCGACCCCGTCTGGGCCCCGGACGGCAAGAGCCTCTTCTTCCTGTCGTCGCGCGGAGGCTCCTCGCAGGTGTGGCGCCTGCCCCTGGACGGCGGTGAGCCGCTGCCCGTCACCAAGCTGCCGCAGGACGTGAACAGCTTCGCGCTGTCGCGCGACGGCAAGCAGCTCGCGGTGGCGCTGGACGTGCGCCCGGACTGCGCGGACCTCGCGTGCAACACGCAGCGCGCCGCGGAGGCGGAGAAGAAGAAGACCACCGGCCAGGCGTATGATCAGCTCTTCGCGCGCCACTGGGACACGTGGCGGGACGGCACGCGCTCCCACCTGTTCGTCGTCCCCGTGGCCGGCGGCACGCCCGTGGACGTGATGAAGGGCATGGACGCGGACGCGCCCAGCAAGCCCTTTGGCGGCGCGGAGGAGTTCACCTTCACGCCGGACGGCAAGGGCCTCGTCTTCGCCGCGCGCGACGCAGGCCGCACCGAGTCCTGGTCCACCGACCTGGACCTCTTCCACGCGCCCATCGACGGCAAGGCGAAGCCGCGCAAGCTCACGGAGAAGAACCGCGCCACGGACACGAGCCCCACGTTCAGCCCGGACGGCAAGACGCTCGCGTACGTGGCCATGTCCCGCCCCGGCTACGAGTCCGACCGCTTCCGCGTCATCCTGCGCACGTGGCCGGGCGGCCAGGAGCGCGTGCTGACGCAGGACTGGGACCGCTCCGCCGGCTCGCTCGCGTGGAGCAACGACGGCGCCACGCTCTACACGACGGCCAACGACGTGGGGCAGAACGCCGTGTTCGCGCTGGACGTGGCCTCCGGCAAGCCGCGCCGCCTCACGCAAGCGGGCAACGCGGACGGCGCCCAGCCCGCGGCGGACGGCCAGGTCGTCTACGCCATGGATGACCTGGACTCGCCGTCGGACCTGTACGCGATGAAGGCGGACGGCACCGGCGCGCGGCAGCTCACCCAGGTGAACCAGGAGGCGCTCGCGGGCCTGAAGTTCGGCGCCTTCGAGCAGTTCAACTTCCCGGGCTGGAACAACGAGACGGTGCACGGCTACCTGGTGAAGCCGGTGGACTTCGACCCGAAGCGCCAGTACCCGATGGCCTTCCTCATCCACGGCGGGCCGCAGGGCAGCTTCGGCAACCACTTCCATTACCGGTGGAACCCGCAGGTGTACGCGGGCCGCGGCTACGTCACGGTGATGATCGACTTCCACGGCTCCACCGGCTACGGCCAGGCCTTCACGGACTCCATCGCCGGAGACTGGGGCGGCAAGCCGCTGGAGGACCTGAAGAAGGGCGTGGACGCCGCGCTCCAGAAGTACCCCTTCATCCACAAGACGAAGCGGTGCGCGCTGGGCGGCAGCTACGGCGGGTACATGATCAACTGGATCGCCGGCAACTGGGCGGACGGCTTCCAGTGCCTCGTGAACCACGACGGCATCTTCGACGAGCGCGCCGCCTACTACGACACCGAGGAGCTGTGGTTCCCCGAGTGGGAGCACAAGGCGCTGCCGTGGGAGAAGCCGGAGACGTACGAGAAGTTCAACCCGGTGAACCACGTGGCCAGGTGGAAGACGCCCATGCTCGTCATCCACGGCGGCAAGGACTACCGCGTGGTGGACACGCAGGGCATCGCCACCTTCACCGCGCTCCAGCGCCGGGGCATCCCGTCACGCTTCCTCTACTTCCCGGATGAGAACCACTGGGTGCTCAAGCCCCAGAACAGCATCCAGTGGCACGATGAGGTGCTGGGCTGGCTGGACCGCTGGACGCGCAAGTAG